Below is a window of Frigoribacterium sp. SL97 DNA.
CGCTGGCGAGGCGTCGGCCTCGGAGCCACCGGCAAGGCCGCCGGCTGGCTGTTCGGCATGGTCCTCGTCACCCAGCTGGCCGGGCTGGTGCAGAGCCGCGTCGCCACCCTGGGCAGCGAGGTGGGGGCGTCGAACGCGGTCCTCGCGAACGCCTGGCTGCTCTTCATGCTGCCGCACGGCATCATCGCCGTGTCGATCGGCACCGCCTACTTCACGCGCATGAGCGGCCACGCCTCGCGCGGCGACCTGCGGGCCGTCCGCACCGACATGTCGCAGTCCCTCCGCGCCATCGGCATGTTCATGGTGTTCGCCGCCGTCGCCATGTGCGTCGTGGCCTACCCGTTCGCGCGGTTCTTCGAGGTCGACTTCGCCGGGTCGACCCGCACCGCCGAGGTCATCCTCGGCTACATGCCCGGCCTCGTCCTGTTCAGCGTCCTGTTCATCGTGCAGCGGGTGTTCTACTCGATGCACGACCAGCGCACGCCGTTCTTCCTGCAGCTCGTCCAGTCGGGCATCTTCGTCGCGGGCGTCGCGATCTCGGCCGCCGTGGTGCCCCCCGAGCGCATCGCGATGGCGATCGCCATCACCACCTCGATCGCGGGCTCGAGCCAGGCCGTGGTCGCGCTCGTCGTCGTCAAGAAGCGGCTGGGCGGCATCGACGGCCGCTGGGTGCTGCGCCGCTACGTCCAGTTCTTCGTCTTCTCGCTCGTCGCCGGTGCCGTGGGCCTCGTCGTCGTGACCGTCCTGGGTGGTTTCGCCGCCGACGGGTTCGCGCAGTCCGGTCGCGTGCCGGGAGTGCTGACGGTCGTCGTGGCCGGGGCCGTCATGGGGCTGGTCTACGGCGCCCTGCTCTGGTTCGCCCGCATCCCCGAGCTGCGGGTGCTGACCACGCCGGTGACCGCACGTCTCGCACCCGCCGTCTCGCGCCTCCTGCGTCGCTGACCCGTCACGGCGGCCGCCGCGGCCGCCGCGGCCGCCACGGCCCCGCGGCCGCTGCCAGGCCCGCGGGAATGCCCCGTCGGTAGGATGCGTTCCACCAGACGATCGAGGGATCCGACCGCACGAGCCATCGCTCGCGGGTCGTCTTCCCGCTCGTGAAGTTCTCCCCCCAGGAAGGTGCCCATGCGCCAGGTCATCATCATCGGTTCCGGCCCCGCCGGCTACACGGCCGGCATCTACGCCGCCCGGGCCGGTCTGCGCCCCCTCATCGTCGCGAGCTCGGTCGAGGCCGGCGGCGAACTCATGAAGACCACCGAGGTCGAGAACTTCCCCGGATTCCCCGACGGCATCCAGGGCCCCGAGCTCATGTTCAAGATGCAGGAGCAGGCCGAGAAGTTCGGCGCCGAGGTGCTGCTCGACGACGTGACCGCCGTCGACCTGACCGGTGACGTCAAGAAGGTCACGCTCGGCAACGGCACCGTCGAGGAGAGCCTCACGGTGATCTTCGCCACGGGCAGCGCGTACCGGAAGCTCGGCCTCGCCGACGAAGAGCGCCTGAGCGGACGCGGCGTCAGCTGGTGCGCCACCTGCGACGGCTTCTTCTTCAAGGAGAAGGCGATCGCCGTCGTCGGCGGCGGCGACTCGGCGATGGAGGAAGCGACGTTCCTGACCCGCTTCGCCTCGAAGGTCTACGTCATCCACCGCTCGAGCAGCCTGCGCGCGTCGAAGATCATGCAAGACCGGGCTCACGCCAACGACAAGATCGAGTTCCTCTTCGACAAGCAGGTCACGGCCATCCTCGGTGGCGAGAAGGCCACCGGCGTCACCCTGACCGACACGGTCGACGGCAGCACGACCGACCTCGACCTCGACGGCCTCTTCATCGCCATCGGCAACGACCCGCGCGTGCACCTCGTCCACGGCCAGGTCGACCTGACCTCGGACGGCACGATCGCCGTCCAGGGGCGCAGCTCGAAGACCAACCTGACCGGCGTCTTCGCCGCGGGCGACGTCATCGACGCCACCTACCGGCAGGCGGCCACCGCCGCGGCCTCGGGCACCGTCGCCGCGCTCGACGTCGAGCACTACCTGGCCTCGCTCGACCAGACCTTCCTGGCCGAGCAGACCGTCGGGTCGGCCGAGGGCGTCGAGACGTCCGAGTCCGTGGTCGCCTGACCCGCGCCTCCTGAAGCCAACCCAGATCACCCTGACGAAAGGAACACCATGAGCAGCGCCAAAGCAGTGACCGACGCGTCCTTCGAGGCCGACGTCCTCAACTCCGACAAGACGATCCTCGTCGACTTCTGGGCCGAGTGGTGTGGCCCGTGCCGCGCCGTCTCGCCGATCCTCGACCAGATCGCCGCCGAGCACGGCGACAAGATCGAGATCGTCAAGCTCAACGTCGACGACAACCCCCAGACCGCCATGAAGTACCAGATCACCTCGATCCCGGCCATGAAGGTCTACCGCGGTGGCGAGGTCGTCAAGACCGTCATCGGCGCCAAGCCCAAGCCGGCCCTCGAGGCCGACCTGGCGGAGTTCATCGCGTAGTCGACACCGGCACCACGACGAGAGCCCGCCCAGCACACGCTGGGCGGGCTCTCGTCGTCCCCGGTCGGGACGGGCATAGTCTTGAGCGATTCACCCTCTGACAGAACAGGGACACCGATGAGCGACAAGGGCACCAACCTCGACCCGTGGTACGACTCGTACGCCGACCGTACGGCCGGCCTCAGCGCCTCCGAGGTCCGAGCCCTGTTCGCCGTCGCCTCGCGCCCCGAGGTCGTCTCGCTGGCCGGTGGCATGCCCTACGTCTCCGCCCTGCCCCGAGAGCTCGTCACGGGGGCCATCGACCGCGTCATGGCCGACGGGGGAGCGATGGCGATGCAGTACGGCAGCGGCCAGGGCACCCCGGCCATCCGCGAGCACATCATGCAGATCATGGCGATGGAGGGCATCCGCGGCAGCGCCGACGACGTCGTCGTCACCACGGGCTCGCAGCAGGCCCTCGACCTCGTCACCCGCCTCTTCGTGAACCCGGGCGACGTCGTGCTCGCCGAGTCGCCGAGCTACGTGGGCGCCCTGGGGGTCTTCAAGGCGTACCAGGCCGACGTCGTGCACGTCCCGATGGACGAGCACGGGCTCGTGCCCGAGGCCCTGCGAGAGGCCATCGCGACCGTCACCGCTCGTGGGGGTCGCATCAAGTTCCTCTACACGATCCCGAACTTCCACAACCCGGCCGGTGTCACCCTCACGTGGGCCCGACGCGTCGAGATCCTCGAGATCTGCCGCTCGGCCGGCATCCTCGTCCTCGAGGACAACCCCTACGGGCTGCTCTACTTCGACCAACCGGCCCCGCAGGCGATGCGCTCGATCGACGACGAAGGCGTCATCTACCTCGGGTCGTTCTCGAAGACGCTGGCACCCGGCTTCCGGGTGGGTTGGGCACTCGCCCCGCACGCCATCCGCGAGAAGCTCATCCTCGCCAACGAGTCCGCCACGCTCTCGCCGAACTCCTTCGGGCAGTTCGTCATCACCGAGTACCTCGACCAGGCCGACTGGCGTGGGCAGATCGAGACCTTCCGTGGCCTGTACCGCGAACGGCGTGACGCGATGATCTCCGCGCTGGGGGAGTACCTGCCGTCGCTCACGTGGAACGTCCCCGACGGCGGCTTCTTCGTCTGGGTCGGACTCCCGGCCGAACTCGACTCGAAGGCCATGCTGCCCCGGGCGGTGAAGGAACTCGTGGCCTACACCCCCGGTACGGCGTTCTTCGCCGACGGCGACGGGCGTCAGAACATCCGCCTGTCGTTCTGCTACCCGACGCCCGAGTCCATCCGCACCGGTGTCGCGCGCCTGGCGAACGTCGTCAACGGAGAACTCGACCTGCTGCGCACGTTCTCGACAGCGAGCCTGTCGAACCGCACCGCGCGCCCGCAGAGCGTCGTGGTGCCGCCGCCGAACACCATCTGAACAGCATTTTCATCGTCTCGTAGCCGTTCGGACCACGAGACGGTCCTGCGTCGTGACACGAAGAAGAGGTTCCACCATGGCATCGAGCGAACTGCGTACCGTCACCGTCCTCGCCGGCGGCATCTCGCACGAACGTGACGTCTCCCTCCGATCGGGGAGGCGCGTGGTCGACAGCCTGGTCACCCACGGCATCGAGGTCGAACTCCGCGATCCGGACGCCTCGTTGCTCGGACACCTCACCGCGTCACGTCCCGACGTCGTGTGGCCGGCCCTGCACGGAGCGAGTGGTGAGGACGGCGCCCTCCGCGGACTGCTCGAGGCGCTCGACGTGCCGTTCGTCGGCAGCACGGCGGCGGCCGCGCGACTGGCCTGGGACAAGCCGACCGCGAAGGAGCTCGCACGTCGCGCCGGTGTGTCCACACCGCGCGGCATCACGCTGTCTCACGACGCCTTCCGCGAGCTCGGCGCCGTCGGTGTGTTGGAGGCGATCGCCGACGAACACCCGGTGCCCGTCGTCGTGAAGCCCGCACGGGGTGGCTCGGCCCAGGGCGTCACGGTCGTCGACGACATCGGGGCGTTGCCCAGGGCCATGGTCGACGCGTACACGTACTGCGACGACGTCATCGTCGAACAGAAGATCACGGGCACCGAGATCGCCGTCGGGGTCATCGACACCGGTGACGGGCCCCTTGCCCTGCCTGCCGTGGAGATCGTTCCTCGCCAGGGGTTCTACGGCTTCGAGGCGCGCTACAACGCGGGGGAGACGACGTTCTTCACGCCCGCACGGATCGACGCCGTCGCGTCGGAGTCAGCGGCGCGGGCTGCTGTGGCCGTCCACGAGGCCCTCGGGCTGCGCCACTTGTCGAGGGTGGACCTGATCGTGGATGCCGCGGGGACCCCGTGGTTCCTGGAGGTCAACGTTCTGCCCGGACTGACCGAGACATCGCTCGTCCCGATGGCCCTGGAGTCCGCCGGCTACGAACTGGGCATGTTCTACGCCGCTCTGGCTGAGAAGGCCGTCACCGACCACCTCCGCTGACGACACGTGGTCGACGTTTCACGTGAAACGTCGGGCGGCCGGCGGGGTACTGCAAGCCCATGGTCGATCTTCTGGGCATACAGGTGCACTGAATGGACGCATCCAGGATCATCGACGATCTCGACGCCTACGTTGTCGTCCACCCGTGGACTTGACACAGAAATAGCCCGTGAGATCGACGTTTACGGGACCTCGACGTCTCCCTAGAAACTACGACGAATCATCTTACGTCGAGTCTGATGAACCTCTCGATGGTCATCATGCCCGAGTTGGATCCACGCTGCCGACGAAATGCGGCCGCTGCGAGTACCGCCTGCCAGGCACACAGCCATGCATCGGGGTCTCCATGTCGGACCGTTCAGGGGTCGTGTTGCATTTTCGCCCACCCTGACCCATCTTCATGAGCCCCCTTTGCTTCGCTACGTGACCAGAACGCGGAGCTGCCGCCGGTAACGCGTCTCATCCCCTGCACTGATCCCGTGCTGAGTCCGCGCCTGCGTCTGCACGGCATCTCCATCTACACCCGTGCCTGCACTTGCATCTGGCCATCCGTAAGAACCTCCGCCCCCGCGTCAGTCCCGTCGCCCCCCCTGGCAGTTATGCAAGCACCTACGTCTGCACCCCGGCGTACCCCTGCCATCGCACTGCACCTGCCGTGCGCGTGCGCCTGAAGTTTGCGCCGACGACTGCACCGTCCGCCCTGCACCTGCCGTGCACGTGCGCCCGCAGTTTGCGCCGACGACTGCACCCTCCGCCCTGCACCTGCGCGCGTCAAACGCCTGCACCTGCACCTGCACCTGCACCTGCACCTGCCCATCACCGCAAGCTTCTGCCGCCGCTAAGAAGACACCCGATCACGGCTGAAATCAGCACCGTGCCACTCCAGCAGGAACCTGCCTGCCGTTAGCGCCACCAGGAAGCTCACCAACACCATCTGGGCGAGACCACTGTCAGATTCCCGCGTCGGGGGAGTGCTGCAGGAAGACAAGCATCACTGTTTCACGTGAAACACCCCACCTCAGCGCCCTCACGTGACGTTCCCGTCCAACAAACAAGAACCGCCCTACCGGCAAAGGCAGGGGCGGTCGATGTTTCACGTGAAACCGACGCCGGCCAACGCTGTGGGCGACGCGTCACGACTCCTGGTCGTGTCCCAACTGGCCGAGGATGCGATTCAGGTCCTGCATCGACGCGAAATCGATGGTGATCGACCCCTTTCGAGCGCCCAAGGACACCTTGACCCGCGTCTCGAACCGGTCACCAAGGGTCTCTGCCACCTCGTCCAGATGAGCCTGATGCTTGCCGGGAGTGGCCGTGCGCGTCGACTTCGGCTTCGCGCTGCCACCTGCAGCGATGGCCTCAGCAGCTCGCACACTGAGGTCCTCGTTGACGATGCGATCCGCGAGACGAGCCATGAGGACCGGGTCACCCGTGCTCAGGATCGCCCGCGCGTGGCCTGCGGTGAGGACGCCGGAGGCGACTCGCCGTTGGACGGCTGCCGGCAACCTCAGCAGCCGCAGGGTATTCGTGATCTGGGGGCGGCTCCGACCGATGCGGGTCGCCAGTTCATCCTGGGTGATGCCGAAGTCGGCAAGAAGTTGCTGATAAGCGGAGGCTTCTTCGAGGGGGTTGAGCTCGGCGCGATGCAGGTTCTCCAGCAGGGCATCCCGCAGCATCGCGTCGTCGGCGGTGTCTTTGACGATGGCGGGGATCGTCGCGAGCCCCAGCTCTCTGGTCGCTCGCAGGCGCCGCTCGCCCATGACCAGCTCGTACTGTGCTGCTCCCTTGCCGCCGTTCTTGATCGGGCGGACGACGATGGGCTGCAGTACGCCCACCTCTCGGATCGAGGTCACCAACTCAGCGAGCTCTTCAGCGCGGAACTCGGCCCGAGGCTGCTGCGCGTTCGGAGTGATGTCCAGCGGATTCAGGTTGGCGAGACGAGCGCCCGGCACGGCGATGAGTTCGTCGGCCGTCTGCTGTGCCGTCGGGAAGAAGACGTCGACCGGGCGGTCCTGGCTCTCGTCGGAGACGGGGATGAGGGCGCCGATGCCGCGCCCGAGACCGGTTCGCTTGGTTGCCATTACTGGGGTGCTCCTCGACGTGCTAGTTCGGCGGCCGCCTCGAGGTACGAGATCGACCCGGGGGAGTTGGTGTCGTAGCTGATGACGGTCTGCCCGTAACCGGGGGCCTCACTGATCCTGACGGACCGGGGTATGAGAGTGTTCAGTGCCTCATCAGGGAAATGCTCGCGAACGTCGGCGACGACCTGCTGAGCAAGGTTCGTCCGGCCGTCGTACATCGTCAGCAGGATGCTCGACACCTTGAGCTTGGGGTTCAGGTGCTTCTCGATCAACTGGATGTTGCGCAGCAGCTGGCTCAACCCCTCGAGTGCGTAGTACTCGCACTGGATGGGGATGAGTACTTCACTGGCTGCGACGAACGCGTTGATCGTGAGCAACCCGAGCGACGGAGGGCAATCGATGAAGACGTAGTCGTAACGATCGCCGGCGTTC
It encodes the following:
- a CDS encoding PLP-dependent aminotransferase family protein produces the protein MSDKGTNLDPWYDSYADRTAGLSASEVRALFAVASRPEVVSLAGGMPYVSALPRELVTGAIDRVMADGGAMAMQYGSGQGTPAIREHIMQIMAMEGIRGSADDVVVTTGSQQALDLVTRLFVNPGDVVLAESPSYVGALGVFKAYQADVVHVPMDEHGLVPEALREAIATVTARGGRIKFLYTIPNFHNPAGVTLTWARRVEILEICRSAGILVLEDNPYGLLYFDQPAPQAMRSIDDEGVIYLGSFSKTLAPGFRVGWALAPHAIREKLILANESATLSPNSFGQFVITEYLDQADWRGQIETFRGLYRERRDAMISALGEYLPSLTWNVPDGGFFVWVGLPAELDSKAMLPRAVKELVAYTPGTAFFADGDGRQNIRLSFCYPTPESIRTGVARLANVVNGELDLLRTFSTASLSNRTARPQSVVVPPPNTI
- the murJ gene encoding murein biosynthesis integral membrane protein MurJ; translated protein: MSNQGGLGRASILLASGTMVSRVLGFVKAAVLAAAIGQSASRAADSFALANQLPNNIYALIAGGLLSAVLVPQIVRAATSDDGGQRFINKIVTLGTIVFAAVGLAGTLLAPVLVRLYAQQSSDGGAGFTSDQLALATAFAYWCLPQIFFYAMYSLLSEVLNARQVFGPFTWAPVLNNVVAIAGLVVFIVMFGGAVENSAVDVWTGDRIFVIAATATLGVLAQAAFLLLFWRRAGLTFRPDFRWRGVGLGATGKAAGWLFGMVLVTQLAGLVQSRVATLGSEVGASNAVLANAWLLFMLPHGIIAVSIGTAYFTRMSGHASRGDLRAVRTDMSQSLRAIGMFMVFAAVAMCVVAYPFARFFEVDFAGSTRTAEVILGYMPGLVLFSVLFIVQRVFYSMHDQRTPFFLQLVQSGIFVAGVAISAAVVPPERIAMAIAITTSIAGSSQAVVALVVVKKRLGGIDGRWVLRRYVQFFVFSLVAGAVGLVVVTVLGGFAADGFAQSGRVPGVLTVVVAGAVMGLVYGALLWFARIPELRVLTTPVTARLAPAVSRLLRR
- a CDS encoding D-alanine--D-alanine ligase family protein; protein product: MASSELRTVTVLAGGISHERDVSLRSGRRVVDSLVTHGIEVELRDPDASLLGHLTASRPDVVWPALHGASGEDGALRGLLEALDVPFVGSTAAAARLAWDKPTAKELARRAGVSTPRGITLSHDAFRELGAVGVLEAIADEHPVPVVVKPARGGSAQGVTVVDDIGALPRAMVDAYTYCDDVIVEQKITGTEIAVGVIDTGDGPLALPAVEIVPRQGFYGFEARYNAGETTFFTPARIDAVASESAARAAVAVHEALGLRHLSRVDLIVDAAGTPWFLEVNVLPGLTETSLVPMALESAGYELGMFYAALAEKAVTDHLR
- a CDS encoding ParB/RepB/Spo0J family partition protein, with the protein product MATKRTGLGRGIGALIPVSDESQDRPVDVFFPTAQQTADELIAVPGARLANLNPLDITPNAQQPRAEFRAEELAELVTSIREVGVLQPIVVRPIKNGGKGAAQYELVMGERRLRATRELGLATIPAIVKDTADDAMLRDALLENLHRAELNPLEEASAYQQLLADFGITQDELATRIGRSRPQITNTLRLLRLPAAVQRRVASGVLTAGHARAILSTGDPVLMARLADRIVNEDLSVRAAEAIAAGGSAKPKSTRTATPGKHQAHLDEVAETLGDRFETRVKVSLGARKGSITIDFASMQDLNRILGQLGHDQES
- the trxB gene encoding thioredoxin-disulfide reductase: MRQVIIIGSGPAGYTAGIYAARAGLRPLIVASSVEAGGELMKTTEVENFPGFPDGIQGPELMFKMQEQAEKFGAEVLLDDVTAVDLTGDVKKVTLGNGTVEESLTVIFATGSAYRKLGLADEERLSGRGVSWCATCDGFFFKEKAIAVVGGGDSAMEEATFLTRFASKVYVIHRSSSLRASKIMQDRAHANDKIEFLFDKQVTAILGGEKATGVTLTDTVDGSTTDLDLDGLFIAIGNDPRVHLVHGQVDLTSDGTIAVQGRSSKTNLTGVFAAGDVIDATYRQAATAAASGTVAALDVEHYLASLDQTFLAEQTVGSAEGVETSESVVA
- the trxA gene encoding thioredoxin, with amino-acid sequence MSSAKAVTDASFEADVLNSDKTILVDFWAEWCGPCRAVSPILDQIAAEHGDKIEIVKLNVDDNPQTAMKYQITSIPAMKVYRGGEVVKTVIGAKPKPALEADLAEFIA